The segment TGCAGAGTATGCAAACATCAGATTTGCAGAAAATGTCAATCTGTTCGACCCAACGGATCTTGGATGTGTGCCGTGTGTGCCAAAGAGATGTGAGTGTGTACCCCATGCCTCCCAGCTCCCCTCTCTTTGGCCTCAGTCCATTTAAAAACCCTATTATTAAGAGGCACAATAGACTGGAAAATGAGGCCCTTGCTTAATGGAAAAGTTTAATGTTTAACAGAAActcaacttttcttttctttcagagaTCTGAAGATGTGCACTGGAGACTGGTTCAATGATGGGAGGGTTAATCGCTATTCTGCAGCTCCTGGACACGACTTAGTTCGAGTTTCCCTCAGGAAAAGGCCTCTGAGTGAGTACAGGAAGCAGATGTCAGAGAGTCTGAAAGAGCAGTGTGAACttgaactttttgtttttataatgggtggaaaaaatattttttttgtgtgtgtgctttcacCAAGAGAAGAGGACATAGGAATAATTCTCCTGTTTACTTTAGAGTTAAATGGCTGGCAGTGTTTTAAGATTAATCATTATACATCACTTACTTCCCCTTTTTAAAAATGGCATCTCTCTGTTCTAGGTAAAAAGCATGAGACAGCTGGGGAAATGCTGTTAAACAGAGCTGAGTTGAATTCCAGCCAAACTGTTCCTGTGCCCAAGCCAAGATTGAAAGACATTGCACTAGCAAATAAGAGGTGTGTCATCATCAGCACATATTTAGACTCATGATTCTACtgagaaaataatgtaatgttctttatcatttaaatattcaCAATTTCATAATTCCGTTATATAATTTTGTTCTATTAAAGATCATGCAGGCCCAGTACTTTGTTATAAAGAGATTTTAGAGAATTCACATTCCATTcatttttatatacactacacatacatatatatatatatatatatatatatatatatatttagaaataattcACGTAATCATTTTTGACACGCAAATACATTTGATGATAATGTCCAACCTGTTTGTTTGAGATCTTATCATTGTTGTGTTTCACAGGGGGAAAAAATGCATGTAGGTTTGTAATGATGATGTTTGGATGAGTAATAAAagtaatgtatattttttagTGTACTATTTCTCCAGCTTCCAGGTGTTTAATGTGATTTATTAGACTGACATCTTTGTCCAGCACTCTATACTTCATCCAGTCTCATTCTTTCAGCTCACCCATTGAGACTTATGAGGGACTCGATGTGCAAGTGCAACAGCGTAGTGACACAGAATCAATAGAAAAAGCCAGTCTGGGCAGCAGCCTTGCCGAGACCGAATCATCCCACAGTACCCCCCTGATGCAAAGGTAAAATCTGTGTATGAGATGCAGAAATCCATGGCTAATGATGTAGTACTGTGATGCAAGCCTCTAATTTGCACCTAGAAAAGAGAAACTGACAGCCAAGACTAGTCCAGCAGGCTCTGCAGTGTCCATCTTTATGGTCCCCGCTAACAGTGAAAGCCAGTCTACCAATGAGACCGTAAGTGTTTTTTCATAGTGCACCCTGTttagctatatatttttttctgtcctATTTCTGTTCATGTGTCATCTACTATCTTGCTTTTTCCACCATCATATCTCCAATTTAAGGCCTCATTAATTCATCACGTGAATGCGTGCTCTGACTCGCTGCGTGATGTGGATAGGCTTTTCAAGAAAAGTGTTAGAAGAGTGCACAAACTATCAGGTGACATTATATAAGGAGTATTCAGAAGTATGGGATCAGCAAATTTAAAAGCGACAGTtcagtcatttataatgttacaaaaatttcaaattaatgctgttctttttctatttttcaaataatcctgagaatgtatcacggttttccaaaagatattaagcagcacaactgtgtcataggaataaatttacatttacgcaaattttgaattagttttgactatatttttgatcaaaggtcattgttttttaaaaacaatacataatcttaccgacctcaaacttttgaatggtagtgtacatatatttattattattatcattattatttactctGGGTTTTAAAGATGCAAACACTGTTTTGCCATAGATATTAAACCAGCCTCCACACTTGACTTGCGTAAAGATGGAACAGAAAATGCTGCACCCTCTATGGGAGACAGAAGCCAGTCCGTTCCTGCCCTTAATGCTGTGAGTTAATTTAACTATTCCAAACAAGCTTGCACTGTATTAATCTGAATGTCTGACTTGTTTCATAAGGataatgatgatgaggaggaggaagatattGATAACTTGGTGAATATACACCGGCAGAAATTCGGTGATAGCTCGGGAAGTCTGGGAGGCTACTCAAGGGTAACCCACCTTaatattatcaaataaaatattattaaaatgaagtgGTATTGAAATGGTTgaattgtaaataaattattaataatacaacagtatttatttttgtttaaatgtattcaCAAACTAAATACAATCTAATATAAGACACATCAATATGCTGAGCagctattatgattattattattaattccacAGGCCACTCTTGGTAGTACAATGAGTGTGTACAGTGAAGCAGGAGACTATGACCGTGTGGAAGTGAGTGGAGATATTCTCTTCTCTCTCAGCTATGATGAGCCGAGCCAGAGCCTTACTATTGTGGTCCATGAGTGTAAAGGACTAGCTTATGCTGATGCAGCAAAAAAGAAGTGCAACCCGTAAGTGGGCCTCCACACAGCATATGCTAAGTGATTTCAATGTGGTTTCTTGAGAGGGTCTCAATTCTTAACTGTCTTCCAAGAAGAATAATTTTTCACCTGTGAATCATACTACTGGGTTTCCCCATTACAGACAGAAAATCACTGCTAAACTCTCCTGATTGGTTGATTCCTTTCCACAGATATGTCAAGGCTTACCTCCTCCCAGACAAGAGCAAGAAGAAAACCTCAATCAAACGTAACATTAACCCCAGTTTTAAGGAAACACTGAAGGTATAGTTTCAATTCATTTAAGGTCGTATTTAAAAATAGTAGCATTTTCAGTAAATTGTTTTCTAAG is part of the Carassius carassius chromosome 33, fCarCar2.1, whole genome shotgun sequence genome and harbors:
- the LOC132113684 gene encoding synaptotagmin-like protein 4 isoform X1 codes for the protein MVQNMEINVSLLTESEQEFILEVLRRDEQLRRLEELRVKKLKAELLEIKRKGAKHGSGKYSERSCGRCQEPMGLLTRSSQCRVCKHQICRKCQSVRPNGSWMCAVCAKEIDLKMCTGDWFNDGRVNRYSAAPGHDLVRVSLRKRPLSKKHETAGEMLLNRAELNSSQTVPVPKPRLKDIALANKSSPIETYEGLDVQVQQRSDTESIEKASLGSSLAETESSHSTPLMQRKEKLTAKTSPAGSAVSIFMVPANSESQSTNETASLIHHVNACSDSLRDVDRLFKKSVRRVHKLSDIKPASTLDLRKDGTENAAPSMGDRSQSVPALFHKDNDDEEEEDIDNLVNIHRQKFGDSSGSLGGYSRATLGSTMSVYSEAGDYDRVEVSGDILFSLSYDEPSQSLTIVVHECKGLAYADAAKKKCNPYVKAYLLPDKSKKKTSIKRNINPSFKETLKYSISRTQLMTRTLQLSVWHYDRFGRNAFLGEVEVPMDSHDIDSAHLECMALRGKAAAQPASPFDQYKGELVISLKYVTANKTHAENSNGKGKKTIPTDGAELHVLIKEAKNLMAIKTGGTCDSFVKGYLLPSKSKSSSKKKTPLVKKTKNPNYNHTFVYNNLSLEQLKDVCLELTVWDRETLSSNDFLGGVRLSLGGVTIKEGKEEWVADSTGEEILLWKKMMQYPDSWAEGTLPLRSSIGKGK
- the LOC132113684 gene encoding synaptotagmin-like protein 4 isoform X2; its protein translation is MVQNMEINVSLLTESEQEFILEVLRRDEQLRRLEELRVKKLKAELLEIKRKGAKHGSGKYSERSCGRCQEPMGLLTRSSQCRVCKHQICRKCQSVRPNGSWMCAVCAKEIDLKMCTGDWFNDGRVNRYSAAPGHDLVRVSLRKRPLSKKHETAGEMLLNRAELNSSQTVPVPKPRLKDIALANKSSPIETYEGLDVQVQQRSDTESIEKASLGSSLAETESSHSTPLMQRKEKLTAKTSPAGSAVSIFMVPANSESQSTNETASLIHHVNACSDSLRDVDRLFKKSVRRVHKLSDIKPASTLDLRKDGTENAAPSMGDRSQSVPALNADNDDEEEEDIDNLVNIHRQKFGDSSGSLGGYSRATLGSTMSVYSEAGDYDRVEVSGDILFSLSYDEPSQSLTIVVHECKGLAYADAAKKKCNPYVKAYLLPDKSKKKTSIKRNINPSFKETLKYSISRTQLMTRTLQLSVWHYDRFGRNAFLGEVEVPMDSHDIDSAHLECMALRGKAAAQPASPFDQYKGELVISLKYVTANKTHAENSNGKGKKTIPTDGAELHVLIKEAKNLMAIKTGGTCDSFVKGYLLPSKSKSSSKKKTPLVKKTKNPNYNHTFVYNNLSLEQLKDVCLELTVWDRETLSSNDFLGGVRLSLGGVTIKEGKEEWVADSTGEEILLWKKMMQYPDSWAEGTLPLRSSIGKGK